In Trifolium pratense cultivar HEN17-A07 linkage group LG7, ARS_RC_1.1, whole genome shotgun sequence, a genomic segment contains:
- the LOC123894802 gene encoding LOB domain-containing protein 21-like: MKGMKGYEPRSSSSCAACKLLKRRCIPNCIFAPYFHSNECKKFAKVHKVFGASNVSKILIEVPEKQREDTVNSLAYEAEARLRDPVYGCIGSIALLQRKMMELQHDLAIAKDRLARCRAVAAATTVATTPFVDSLHSHVSLPPFPEFYTSSDLNDIFCHGSSSQLSGQNETVDDFNQIPYIF, encoded by the coding sequence atgaaaggcATGAAGGGTTATGAGCCACGTTCAAGCTCATCTTGTGCAGCGTGCAAGTTACTCAAAAGAAGATGCATACCCAATTGCATATTTGCACCATACTTTCATTCTAACGAGTGCAAGAAATTTGCCAAGGTTCACAAAGTATTTGGGGCAAGCAATGTTAGCAAGATACTCATTGAAGTGCCAGAAAAACAGAGAGAAGACACTGTGAATTCTTTAGCTTATGAAGCAGAGGCAAGGCTTAGAGACCCAGTTTATGGATGCATTGGTTCCATAGCTCTGTTGCAAAGGAAAATGATGGAACTTCAACATGATTTGGCTATTGCTAAGGACCGTCTTGCTCGTTGTCGTGCTGTTGCTGCTGCTACAACTGTCGCAACAACTCCTTTTGTTGATAGTTTGCATTCTCATGTTAGTTTGCCTCCATTTCCTGAGTTTTACACTTCTAGTGATCTCAATGATATCTTCTGCCATGGCTCTTCTTCGCAATTATCGGGTCAAAATGAAACGGTGGATGATTTCAATCAAATTCCATATATATTTTGA
- the LOC123894801 gene encoding UTP--glucose-1-phosphate uridylyltransferase 3, chloroplastic isoform X2 — MLHSTSLLHHNNYRFLFSFRSKPSLLDSQSQSQSQSLSFSKSLSSSSSCCRVARISTETLELSPPPPGFNFRREISRLTALREKLSGCDTLQEKLRIIDADYRVRRFFGSSSGNRNAGLARVLSVLRLESDKLFLIKCLVAAGQEHVLCLDETVPEMESPASGSVKSAFYALAKMIEKLESNNGNSGAGFGKTKMGMGMALADHEIRDLNKLLETLAQIECFYDCIGGVIGYQITVLELIVQQLVDQKNTNWSQHMHEVKERQILGIDAPTGLDLSENTEYASHAALWGIEGLPDLGEIYPLGGSADRLDLVDPNTGECLPAAMLPFCGRTLLEGLIRDLQAREFLYFKLYGEQCITPVAIMTSSAKNNHKHITSLCERLSWFGRGRSTFQLFEQPLVPVIGAEDGQWLVTKPFSPLSKPGGHGVIWKLAHDKGIFKWFSSQGRKGATVRQVSNVVAATDVTLLALAGIGLRQGKKLGFASCERISGATEGINVLMEKKSPDGNWEYGVTCIEYTEFDKFGITDGSLVPKSLQAEFPANTNILYVDLPSAEKVGSSKNVNSIPGMVLNTRKPIVYVDQFGRQCSVSGGRLECTMQNIADNYFNSYSNRCYNGVEDKLDTFIVYNERRRVTSSAKKKRRHGYKSLRQTPDGALLDILRNAHDLLSPCDIKLPEIGADGNYVDSGPPFLILLHPALGPLWEVTRQKFYGGSISEGSELQVEVAEFFWRNVQLNGSLVIIAENVMGSMQIDESGEPILHHGQRCGRCKLQNVKVLNEGIDWRHGGNVYWKHDVQRSEVLQIILHGNAEFEATDVVLQGNHVFEVPDGYKLKIMPGSTGLAIQLDPIEQGMMESGSWHWDYKIEGSHIKLELAES, encoded by the exons ATGCTTCACTCCACTTCACTTCTTCACCATAATAACTATCGCTTCCTTTTCTCTTTCCGTTCAAAACCTTCACTTCTAGATTCACAATCTCAATCTCAATCAcaatctctctctttctctaaatcatt atcatcatcatcatcatgttgCCGCGTGGCGCGTATTTCTACAGAAACATTGGAGTTATCGCCACCGCCACCTGGTTTCAATTTCCGCCGCGAAATTTCCAGACTCACCGCGCTCCGGGAGAAGCTCTCCGGATGTGATACTCTCCAAGAGAAGCTTCGAATAATTGACGCCGATTACAGAGTTAGACGTTTCTTCGGTTCCTCCTCCGGCAACCGGAATGCTGGACTAGCTAGGGTTTTATCGGTGTTACGATTGGAATCCGATAAATTGTTTTTGATCAAGTGTTTGGTTGCTGCGGGTCAAGAGCATGTGTTGTGTTTGGATGAAACGGTACCGGAGATGGAGTCGCCGGCTTCTGGTTCTGTGAAGAGTGCGTTTTATGCTCTGGCGAAGATGATTGAGAAATTGGAGTCCAATAACGGAAATTCTGGTGCTGGTTTTGGGAAGACGAAGATGGGGATGGGGATGGCTTTGGCGGATCATGAAATTCGCGACTTGAATAAGTTGTTAGAGACGTTGGCACAAATTGAGTGTTTCTATGATTGCATTGGAGGAGTTATTGG TTATCAGATTACGGTTCTAGAACTTATCGTCCAACAATTGGTTGACCAGAAGAATACAAACTGGTCTCAGCACATGCATGAAGTGAAAGAACGCCAAATTTTGGGAATTGATGCACCAACTGGGCTTGACCTTTCTGAAAATACAGAGTATGCATCACATGCAGCTCTATGGGGTATAGAG GGTTTGCCAGACCTAGGTGAAATTTATCCTTTGGGAGGCTCTGCAGACAGACTTGATTTAGTTGATCCTAACACCGGTGAATGCCTGCCTGCTGCAATGCTGCCGTTTTGTGGGAGGACTTTGTTGGAAGGCCTTATAAGAGATCTTCAG GCTAGAGAATTCTTGTACTTCAAGTTATATGGGGAACAATGTATCACTCCTGTTGCAATAATGACAAGTTCAGCAAAGAACAACCACAAACATATCACTTCCCTGTGCGAAAGACTCTCATGGTTTGGAAGAGGTCGATCAACTTTCCAACTTTTTGAGCAG CCTCTTGTTCCGGTTATTGGTGCAGAAGATGGGCAGTGGTTGGTCACTAAACCATTCAGTCCCTTGAGCAAGCCTGGTGGTCATGGTGTCATATGGAAACTTGCTCATGATAAAGGCATCTTCAAATGGTTTTCTTCTCAAGGAAGAAAAGGTGCAACTGTGCGCCAAGTCAG TAATGTTGTGGCAGCTACAGATGTAACCCTCCTGGCATTAGCAGGGATCGGTTTGCGTCAAGGAAAG AAACTGGGGTTTGCATCCTGTGAGCGTATCTCAGGTGCAACAGAAGGAATTAATGTGCTTATGGAGAAGAAAAGTCCAGATGGAAACTGGGAATATGGTGTTACTTGCATTGAATACACTGAATTTGACAAGTTTGGGATTACTGATGGATCTCTTGTTCCAAAAAG TTTGCAGGCAGAGTTTCCAGCCAATACAAACATCTTATATGTTGATTTACCATCTGCGGAAAAAGTTGGATCAAGTAAGAATGTGAATAGTATACCAGGAATGGTGTTAAATACAAGAAAGCCAATAGTCTATGTAGATCAGTTTGGAAGACAGTGTAG TGTCTCTGGTGGCAGACTGGAGTGCACAATGCAAAATATTGCAGACAATTATTTCAATTCATATTCAAATAGGTGCTATAATGGTGTGGAAG ATAAGCTAGATACATTTATTGTATATAATGAACGGAGAAGGGTTACATCATCTgctaagaaaaaaagaagacatGGATACAAGTCTTTACGCCAG ACACCCGATGGTGCTCTATTGGATATTTTAAGAAACGCTCATGATCTTCTTTCCCCATGTGATATAAAACTTCCTGAG ATTGGAGCTGATGGGAACTACGTCGATTCCGGACCACCATTTCTTATCCTTCTTCATCCTGCTCTTGGTCCACTTTGGGAAGTCACCAGACAAAAA TTTTATGGTGGTTCCATATCAGAGGGTTCTGAGTTACAAGTAGAAGTTGCAGAGTTCTTTTGGAGGAATGTTCAG CTCAATGGAAGCCTGGTCATAATAGCTGAAAATGTTATGGGCTCAATGCAGATTGATGAGAGTGGTGAACCCATACTACATCATGGGCAAAG GTGTGGAAGATGTAAATTGCAGAATGTCAAGGTGTTGAATGAGGGAATTGATTGGAGGCATGGTGGAAACGTGTATTGGAAACATGATGTGCAAAGGTCTGAGGTGTTGCAGATCATACTGCATGGAAATGCTGAATTTGAAGCTACTGATGTTGTCTTACAG GGAAACCATGTATTTGAAGTTCCAGATGGTTACAAACTGAAAATAATGCCAGGAAGCACAG GTTTAGCAATCCAGTTGGATCCGATTGAACAGGGAATGATGGAGAGTGGAAGCTGGCACTGGGATTACAAGATAGAAGGTTCTCACATTAAACTAGAATTAGCAGAATCATAG
- the LOC123894801 gene encoding UTP--glucose-1-phosphate uridylyltransferase 3, chloroplastic isoform X1, translating into MLHSTSLLHHNNYRFLFSFRSKPSLLDSQSQSQSQSLSFSKSLSSSSSSSSSSSSSSSCCRVARISTETLELSPPPPGFNFRREISRLTALREKLSGCDTLQEKLRIIDADYRVRRFFGSSSGNRNAGLARVLSVLRLESDKLFLIKCLVAAGQEHVLCLDETVPEMESPASGSVKSAFYALAKMIEKLESNNGNSGAGFGKTKMGMGMALADHEIRDLNKLLETLAQIECFYDCIGGVIGYQITVLELIVQQLVDQKNTNWSQHMHEVKERQILGIDAPTGLDLSENTEYASHAALWGIEGLPDLGEIYPLGGSADRLDLVDPNTGECLPAAMLPFCGRTLLEGLIRDLQAREFLYFKLYGEQCITPVAIMTSSAKNNHKHITSLCERLSWFGRGRSTFQLFEQPLVPVIGAEDGQWLVTKPFSPLSKPGGHGVIWKLAHDKGIFKWFSSQGRKGATVRQVSNVVAATDVTLLALAGIGLRQGKKLGFASCERISGATEGINVLMEKKSPDGNWEYGVTCIEYTEFDKFGITDGSLVPKSLQAEFPANTNILYVDLPSAEKVGSSKNVNSIPGMVLNTRKPIVYVDQFGRQCSVSGGRLECTMQNIADNYFNSYSNRCYNGVEDKLDTFIVYNERRRVTSSAKKKRRHGYKSLRQTPDGALLDILRNAHDLLSPCDIKLPEIGADGNYVDSGPPFLILLHPALGPLWEVTRQKFYGGSISEGSELQVEVAEFFWRNVQLNGSLVIIAENVMGSMQIDESGEPILHHGQRCGRCKLQNVKVLNEGIDWRHGGNVYWKHDVQRSEVLQIILHGNAEFEATDVVLQGNHVFEVPDGYKLKIMPGSTGLAIQLDPIEQGMMESGSWHWDYKIEGSHIKLELAES; encoded by the exons ATGCTTCACTCCACTTCACTTCTTCACCATAATAACTATCGCTTCCTTTTCTCTTTCCGTTCAAAACCTTCACTTCTAGATTCACAATCTCAATCTCAATCAcaatctctctctttctctaaatcattatcatcatcatcatcatcatcatcatcatcatcatcatcatcatcatgttgCCGCGTGGCGCGTATTTCTACAGAAACATTGGAGTTATCGCCACCGCCACCTGGTTTCAATTTCCGCCGCGAAATTTCCAGACTCACCGCGCTCCGGGAGAAGCTCTCCGGATGTGATACTCTCCAAGAGAAGCTTCGAATAATTGACGCCGATTACAGAGTTAGACGTTTCTTCGGTTCCTCCTCCGGCAACCGGAATGCTGGACTAGCTAGGGTTTTATCGGTGTTACGATTGGAATCCGATAAATTGTTTTTGATCAAGTGTTTGGTTGCTGCGGGTCAAGAGCATGTGTTGTGTTTGGATGAAACGGTACCGGAGATGGAGTCGCCGGCTTCTGGTTCTGTGAAGAGTGCGTTTTATGCTCTGGCGAAGATGATTGAGAAATTGGAGTCCAATAACGGAAATTCTGGTGCTGGTTTTGGGAAGACGAAGATGGGGATGGGGATGGCTTTGGCGGATCATGAAATTCGCGACTTGAATAAGTTGTTAGAGACGTTGGCACAAATTGAGTGTTTCTATGATTGCATTGGAGGAGTTATTGG TTATCAGATTACGGTTCTAGAACTTATCGTCCAACAATTGGTTGACCAGAAGAATACAAACTGGTCTCAGCACATGCATGAAGTGAAAGAACGCCAAATTTTGGGAATTGATGCACCAACTGGGCTTGACCTTTCTGAAAATACAGAGTATGCATCACATGCAGCTCTATGGGGTATAGAG GGTTTGCCAGACCTAGGTGAAATTTATCCTTTGGGAGGCTCTGCAGACAGACTTGATTTAGTTGATCCTAACACCGGTGAATGCCTGCCTGCTGCAATGCTGCCGTTTTGTGGGAGGACTTTGTTGGAAGGCCTTATAAGAGATCTTCAG GCTAGAGAATTCTTGTACTTCAAGTTATATGGGGAACAATGTATCACTCCTGTTGCAATAATGACAAGTTCAGCAAAGAACAACCACAAACATATCACTTCCCTGTGCGAAAGACTCTCATGGTTTGGAAGAGGTCGATCAACTTTCCAACTTTTTGAGCAG CCTCTTGTTCCGGTTATTGGTGCAGAAGATGGGCAGTGGTTGGTCACTAAACCATTCAGTCCCTTGAGCAAGCCTGGTGGTCATGGTGTCATATGGAAACTTGCTCATGATAAAGGCATCTTCAAATGGTTTTCTTCTCAAGGAAGAAAAGGTGCAACTGTGCGCCAAGTCAG TAATGTTGTGGCAGCTACAGATGTAACCCTCCTGGCATTAGCAGGGATCGGTTTGCGTCAAGGAAAG AAACTGGGGTTTGCATCCTGTGAGCGTATCTCAGGTGCAACAGAAGGAATTAATGTGCTTATGGAGAAGAAAAGTCCAGATGGAAACTGGGAATATGGTGTTACTTGCATTGAATACACTGAATTTGACAAGTTTGGGATTACTGATGGATCTCTTGTTCCAAAAAG TTTGCAGGCAGAGTTTCCAGCCAATACAAACATCTTATATGTTGATTTACCATCTGCGGAAAAAGTTGGATCAAGTAAGAATGTGAATAGTATACCAGGAATGGTGTTAAATACAAGAAAGCCAATAGTCTATGTAGATCAGTTTGGAAGACAGTGTAG TGTCTCTGGTGGCAGACTGGAGTGCACAATGCAAAATATTGCAGACAATTATTTCAATTCATATTCAAATAGGTGCTATAATGGTGTGGAAG ATAAGCTAGATACATTTATTGTATATAATGAACGGAGAAGGGTTACATCATCTgctaagaaaaaaagaagacatGGATACAAGTCTTTACGCCAG ACACCCGATGGTGCTCTATTGGATATTTTAAGAAACGCTCATGATCTTCTTTCCCCATGTGATATAAAACTTCCTGAG ATTGGAGCTGATGGGAACTACGTCGATTCCGGACCACCATTTCTTATCCTTCTTCATCCTGCTCTTGGTCCACTTTGGGAAGTCACCAGACAAAAA TTTTATGGTGGTTCCATATCAGAGGGTTCTGAGTTACAAGTAGAAGTTGCAGAGTTCTTTTGGAGGAATGTTCAG CTCAATGGAAGCCTGGTCATAATAGCTGAAAATGTTATGGGCTCAATGCAGATTGATGAGAGTGGTGAACCCATACTACATCATGGGCAAAG GTGTGGAAGATGTAAATTGCAGAATGTCAAGGTGTTGAATGAGGGAATTGATTGGAGGCATGGTGGAAACGTGTATTGGAAACATGATGTGCAAAGGTCTGAGGTGTTGCAGATCATACTGCATGGAAATGCTGAATTTGAAGCTACTGATGTTGTCTTACAG GGAAACCATGTATTTGAAGTTCCAGATGGTTACAAACTGAAAATAATGCCAGGAAGCACAG GTTTAGCAATCCAGTTGGATCCGATTGAACAGGGAATGATGGAGAGTGGAAGCTGGCACTGGGATTACAAGATAGAAGGTTCTCACATTAAACTAGAATTAGCAGAATCATAG
- the LOC123894803 gene encoding sorting and assembly machinery component 50 homolog — protein MENSSNPNNVKTQRPIEDEDIDEQEDEEEEEEEDDLPQSPLARLREQKFKLETLSRRLSSELVPIRVHDVIIRGNTITKDWVIEAEIKGIEDVSTMQELIRASEIALARLQNLGVFESSKLSLEPGPVELPNTANVVIDIVEAANKISGEFGVYTKPATSSWTAEGTLKYKNLLGYGDLWDASLAYGANQATEVSLGLYAPRLKGTSNPVVARLSMLSQDWQEFSSYKEQLLGMSLGLISTKHHDLAYTLGWRTLTDPLQMASRSVRRQLGHGLLSSLKYTFKIDRRNSPIRPTKGHAFVSTTHLGGLTPDNRSLRFLRQEFDLRFAVPFGFYNTALNLGISAGAVFPWGQDFMNRPSPLPERFYLGGDFSPVCTLGGSMTLWGFRTRGLGPAEPRRQSRDVFNDESNDPSTWDFVGGDLAVTAFADLSFDLPIRWLREHGIHGHVFAGAGNTAKLTQNEYKHFSPRRFLESVRTSVGCGFVIPTRLFRLEANYYYILRQNEHDRGKTGFRFSFSAPS, from the exons ATGGAAAACTCATCGAACCCTAACAATGTCAAAACCCAACGCCCCATCGAAGACGAAGACATCGACGAACAAGAAGacgaagaggaagaagaagaagaagacgatcTCCCCCAATCCCCATTGGCCCGTTTACGAGAGCAGAAATTCAAGCTTGAAACCCTTTCCCGACGACTCTCATCGGAGCTAGTCCCAATCCGAGTCCACGACGTCATAATTCGCGGAAACACGATAACCAAAGATTGGGTGATTGAAGCAGAAATCAAGGGAATCGAAGATGTATCCACTATGCAGGAACTCATTCGCGCCTCTGAAATCGCACTCGCTAGGCTTCAGAATCTCGGGGTTTTTGAATCTAGTAAGCTTAGTCTTGAGCCTGGGCCGGTCGAATTGCCTAACACTGCCAATGTTGTTATTGACATTGTTGAAGCTGCTAACAAAATTTCTGGTGAATTTGGTGTTTATACCAAACCTGCG ACTAGTTCTTGGACTGCTGAAGGTACTCTTAAGTACAAAAACTTGTTGGGTTATGGTGATCTATGGGATGCTTCTTTGGCTTACGGCGCCAACCAAGCAACAGAGGTGAGTCTAGGGCTATATGCTCCTCGACTTAAAGGAACTTCAAATCCCGTTGTAGCACGACTGTCCATGCTTTCCCAAGATTGGCAAGAGTTTTCTTCATACAAAGAGCAATTGTTGGGCATGTCTCTTGGCTTAATCTCAACAAAGCACCATGATTTGGCATACACTCTTGGATGGCGTACCTTAACAGATCCATTACAAATGGCATCCAGGTCCGTAAGGAGGCAGCTTGGGCATGGTTTGCTATCATCTTTGAAGTATACATTTAAAATTGATAGGAGAAACTCACCAATTAGGCCTACAAAAGGACATGCTTTTGTTTCTACCACTCACCTTGGTGGCCTTACACCAGATAACCGGAGCTTGCGGTTTCTGCGTCAG GAGTTTGATCTTCGGTTTGCTGTCCCCTTTGGGTTTTATAATACAGCACTGAACCTAGGGATTTCTGCTGGTGCTGTTTTTCCATGGGGACAAGATTTCATGAACAGACCATCTCCCCTTCCTGAACGGTTTTATTTGGGCGGTGATTTCTCTCCAGTTTGCACCCTTGGCGGGTCAATGACATTGTGGGGATTTAGAACTAGGGGATTAGGTCCAGCTGAACCACGAAGACAAAGCAGAGATGTATTCAATGATGAAAGTAATGATCCCTCTACATGGGACTTCGTTGGAGGAGATCTTGCTGTTACTGCTTTTGCAGACCTCTCTTTTGATCTTCCAATTAGGTGGTTAAGAGAACACGGGATCCATGGCCATGTTTTTGCTGGTGCTGGGAATACTGCTAAATTAACTCAGAATGAATATAAGCACTTCTCTCCTCGGAGGTTCTTAGAATCCGTTCGAACATCAGTGGGATGTGGATTTGTCATTCCTACTAGACTTTTCCGCCTAGAG GCTAACTACTACTACATACTCAGGCAGAATGAACATGATCGTGGCAAAACTGGATTTAGGTTCAGCTTCTCAGCTCCTTCATAG
- the LOC123894805 gene encoding uncharacterized protein LOC123894805: MANVEELISSIFSDINTYTGKDPLLPWLRGIRKIKDNLPSKTLKEKLPDFLRKCTQTFELDRRYKNDMRYLRVWLHLMDFVDDPSALLRTMEVNQIGTKRCQFYQAYALYYEKSKNYDEAEKMYHMGVKNLAEPVDELQKSYEQFLQRMKRKKKIQEMKAADRRVKAKNDDNKRFRGDHTVVINKFVDTAMDGKSEAENACHHGLVDPTINMKEAMNAINSMFSEPLETVPLARKSHKNNSKESLSTQNNFEVFVDENLDNEIKPSGSLSLQQRTEARKPQQESLQIYIDDEGCSEGSTSSAPKTNGFVFPRPKDVCSEKSRDMDAQRCGNSKFREDTVVRRFVGSAILDEPKVENACHHGLVDPTINMKEAMNDINSMFGKPIDFVRKKRSVKQEKAPENNSGKDFGGGFSILADDDDDDLQQKQRPPLPKPLAKSKGSDLFEPTLHTKEAMDDINKMFNMPLDF; the protein is encoded by the exons ATGGCGAACGTTGAAGAACTCATATCTTCTATATTCTCAGATATCAACACTTACACCGGAAAAGACCCTCTTCTTCCTTGGCTCCG AGGAATCCGAAAGATTAAGGACAATCTTCCCTCAAAAACCCTCAAGGAAAAATTACCCGACTTCTTGCGGAAATGCACCCAAACATTTGAGCTGGATCGACGTTACAAAAACGATATGCGTTATCTTCGTGTTTGGCTCCACTTG ATGGATTTTGTGGATGATCCAAGTGCATTGCTGAGAACTATGGAGGTTAATCAAATCGGAACAAAACGATGTCAATTCTATCAAGCATATGCTCTTTACTATGAGAAGAGTAAGAATTATGATGAAGCTGAGAAAATGTATCATATgggagttaagaa CCTTGCAGAACCTGTCGATGAGTTGCAGAAATCTTATGAACAATTTCTTCAACGCATGAAACGCAAGAAAAAAATTCAG GAAATGAAAGCTGCTGATAGACGCGTAAAGGCTAAGAATGATGACAACAAGAGATTTCGAGGTGATCATACAGTTGTAATCAACAAGTTTGTTGACACTGCCATGGATGGAAAGTCAGAAGCAGAAAATGCATGCCATCATGGACTAGTTGATCCTACGATAAATATGAAGGAGGCCATGAATGCCATTAACAGCATGTTTAGTGAGCCATTAGAGACTGTTCCTTTGGCTAGGAAATCGCATAAAAACAATTCGAAAGAAAGTCTCAGTACACAGAACAACTTTGAAGTTTTTGTTGATGAAAACTTGGACAATGAAATTAAACCAAGTGGTTCCTTATCGCTTCAGCAAAGGACTGAAGCTAGAAAACCTCAACAAGAGTCACTCCAGATATATATTGATGATGAAGGATGTTCCGAAGGTTCTACTTCATCAGCTCCAAAAACAAATGGCTTTGTTTTTCCCCGACCTAAGGATGTTTGTTCTGAGAAATCCAGGGATATGGATGCACAAAGGTGTGGTAATTCAAAGTTCAGAGAGGATACAGTTGTTCGCAGATTTGTTGGTTCTGCCATTTTGGATGAACCAAAGGTGGAGAATGCTTGTCACCACGGCTTAGTAGACCCCACAATCAACATGAAGGAAGCAATGAATGACATAAATAGCATGTTTGGGAAGCCAATAGATTTTGTTAGGAAAAAAAGATCAGTGAAGCAGGAGAAAGCACCGGAGAACAATAGCGGAAAGGACTTTGGTGGTGGGTTTTCAATCCTtgctgatgatgatgacgacgacCTTCAACAGAAACAACGTCCTCCACTACCAAAACCGCTAGCAAAGTCGAAGGGATCAGATTTATTTGAGCCAACTCTCCACACAAAAGAAGCCATGGATGACATTAACAAGATGTTTAATATGCCTTTGGATTTTTAG
- the LOC123895799 gene encoding non-classical arabinogalactan protein 30, with protein MANTYFTIISLLLLLVAFSYTQTSEAIPYKTEKKIDVVVETTVYCQSCEHSGTWSLIGAKPIPSAKVSITCKTHRGHVSYYKVFETDKNGYLYAPLEGFKMQDYILDHPLHACFVKPVWSPLEGCSLLANVNYGLNGSPLRYENKRLHGSKYQAVIYAAGPLAFHPPDCSKTHY; from the coding sequence ATGGCTAACACTTACTTCACCATCATTTCTCTCTTGCTTCTCCTTGTGGCCTTCTCTTATACACAAACTAGTGAAGCTATTCCATacaaaacagaaaagaaaataGATGTGGTTGTTGAAACTACAGTCTACTGTCAAAGCTGTGAACATTCAGGAACTTGGTCTCTAATTGGAGCCAAACCAATTCCTTCAGCCAAAGTAAGCATCACCTGCAAAACACATAGAGGCCATGTTAGTTACTACAAAGTGTTTGAAACTGACAAAAATGGTTACCTCTATGCACCATTAGAAGGGTTCAAGATGCAGGATTATATACTAGATCATCCACTTCACGCTTGCTTCGTGAAGCCGGTTTGGTCTCCTCTTGAGGGTTGCAGTCTTCTCGCGAATGTTAATTATGGTTTGAATGGTTCTCCACTTCGTTATGAGAACAAGAGATTGCATGGAAGTAAGTATCAGGCTGTTATATATGCTGCTGGTCCCTTGGCTTTCCATCCTCCTGACTGCTCAAAGACTCATTACTAA